AATTCAAATGGGTTTCTTCGTTTCTTCTCCATTTGTTACATGCATGTTCTGCTGTGCTTCTTAATATTACTGACTCTTTGTACTTGCCATTGGGTCAATATCCAAGTTCTGTGTAAATTGGAGTAGTGGATAATGGATAGATATCCTATATTTTGAAATCTTGCATTAGTACACTACTATTTAaatttgtctttcttttctttctggTTGCTATAATCCTAGTTTTGATTTTGTGTTCTTATTGCTTGGGCTGTTGCTGAATCAGGACTGTTATGCTTCACTGCTGTTGGGTGAAAATGGTGATAGGAACCTTTCCATGGAGAAGCAGGCTATTCCAAATCAGACCTTGAGAGGCTTAATTAAGAAGGAAGCATGCCCTGGGACTGTGTCTTGTGCTGACATACTACCTCTTGCAGCTAGAAATCCTGTTCTTCTGGTTTGTTTCCTACTTATTTGTTTCCAATTCATTGACTTGGGTACTTCCTATATCTCAAGGTTCAATGGGTATTGATTTATAAGGATTTCTTCTGATTTTGCTAAAGAGAACAGCAAGAGTTTATCTGTTAAAGGTCAAAATTCTGATATAATTTGGCTTTAATTTCAATTAATTGTAGAAACAAATAGCACATGGTTGTGTTGATAACTTGATATGCATGGATGGACCTGTTTATCTGTCCAATGAATGAGTAGCTACCCTACAAATTAATATACTGAAACAGAAAACAATAATGATTGGTTTATTGTTGTAGGCAACACCATTTTGTACTGGCTAAGAGCCTAAGATAGATTGAAATCTCTTATTCCAAAACTGTATCACATGCTCTGGCTCACTAATATAATTTGGactttaaattaaaaatcacCATGTAAGACCCCACCCATGTACTTTGTAATTAACATTACAATGTTCAATTGGTGGAACAGAAAATTGAGGCACCATTTAGGACAGAAGATCTTGATCCTAATTactgatgccattttttttcttcatgttaTCTTTGTTCACATGATTGATATTATTGGGAAAACCAGCCATTTAAACTTAACACTGTTGATGCAAAAGTGTACACACTTTAATTCCTTAATTTCTATGTTGGAACCCGGATTTGGGGGTAGCAAAGCTGAATACCACTTTTTGATGCTTGAAACTTGATCTTTATTGCATTGCACCTGTAATGTGTTTTGTGGACATGACAATTGCAGGATGGTGGACCATTGTATCCAGTTTTAATAGGCAAAAGGGATAGCAATGAATCTTTTATTGAGGAAGCATTAGCAACTGATGAGAATCCGAAAAGTGATGACATGGACAACATTACATGCACACTGCATCTCTTTAGTCTCAGAAGAGCTAATGAAAGGGAAACAATGAGCCTTGCTGGTAAGTAGTAGTATTGACTCTACATATTTCTAATGGTTTTCTTCAAGTAGAATATATATGACTAATTAATGAGGGTTCACTGTTTTGTTGATCATGTGATGAAGAAATTGGCAAAATTAGGTGTGATTTCATTCAGCAAGAGCCTCACCCCACCATAATTGCTCTTGATTTGGTTCGTCAGATAAAGCTACACTGCAAGAAGCATAACATGAAGAATAACAATATCTGCAGTGATAAGCTTTCCCCGCTTGTGATGTCAAAGCCAAAGCCAAAACCAAATCATATTGATAGTGGAATTgctttttttttgcatttttccAATTCCTTTTCTTTTAGCTTTGTATCTTCGCCGTTAGGGGCTCCGACTAAGGTGTACAACTTTTTGATAAATTTGATTTGATTCATTTTAGtctttaaaaattatttctCCAGCGTTTCAATCTTCTCTCTTCCATAATTAGTTTACACTTTAAAGACTCAAAATGTTGAATCTCATcactttatattttcattttccatAAATTTAGAACGACATGCGACGAAGACTCTTGAATTTCACTTTCCACCCACTGTCTCGTTTGTTTTATCCTAATGTTTTActcagtgttttaaaactcggctcagTCATCGATTCGGTGAGGGTACTGAGTTAATGGGTTACTGGTCGGACCAGTAAGTCACTGGGTCGAATGCTTCACTCGGtgcatattaaaaaattataaaaatccTTGCACTGTGAAATTAagttataaataataaaaaaacgtGTTAATATCAACAAATAACTTCATGGTACAGTGGCAAAGGCTTTGCCATATTACTTTCAGGTTCCTTATTCGAATCCTACGGGAACCACTCCAATCAAACTGTTGTAAAAAAACACGTAAGGCTCACTGTAATCAAACTAATGTGGGCagagtttaaaaaaattgaaaggccCATTGTATCACAATATTGCATGATCCATTAATagaatgaaagaaaataatttagaaaaataaaatgggTGACTCGCCGGTCTGACAAAAAATCGGCCGATTCACGGAGTTAACCATTGAACCGGCCGGGTCAAACCGGTTCATACCGAACTGCTTGCATAACCGATTTGTTTAGAGGCTCAGACCCGTCAGGTCACCGAGTTCCGGTCCAACCGGTCGTACCGGCCGGTCCGAGTCGAGTTTTAAAACTATGATTTTACTTCTAAAAGGAGAAATTAGATACCTTTTGTAGAGATTTTTTCGATAACTTGgtacattttattttttggtgtgCGCACCTTCATTTGCTTCCTTTTTTAGTGGATAAGGAACAATATCTAAACTTCACCctgaaaagatttttttttacataaaaaagataaattgtaccTCTCAGAGATTAAACATGGACCCAATGTTTTAAAACTCGACTCGGTCATCGACTCAATCGGGGTACTGAGTCCAGTGGCAGATACAGgacccggggtcagggggtttaaatttttcaaatgaacacatcagtaaaaatataattaaaaacaactttaatatgtttatacatcagaaattatacaagtcatagttgtgCAAATAGGTGGGTCTTTGGTGCAAATAAGTGTAAAACTTagtctactagtataatttaaaatttttcagggggttcaaaaaaatattatataggaAATTAagtgaaatattttttgttcaagggttcatctgaacccccTGCCTTAAAGTTAGATCTGCCTCTAACTGAGTCATTGGTCGGACCAGTGGGTCACTGGTTCAATTGCTTGACTCAGTGTAtattaaaaagtataaaaaaatgtCCAATGCAATATAAAGGTAatatataaatgataaaatacGTCTCCAATCAATAACAACGTGATGGTGCAGTGGTTAGTTTTCCTCCACATTTCCTCTATGGCCTGTGTTTGAATTGGACAATTGGAAAATGGGCTTCCATAAATAGCCCATCCTcaaaaagttaataaaaaaaattaaaaaacatgaAATGGGTGACTCGCCAGTTCAATAAAAAATCAACCGAGTCACCGGTTGATATTCCACTAAAAAACTAGACAAATGATAACTCAAGATGGGACATTTTATCTACCTCTTACCACTTGCGTT
This portion of the Lotus japonicus ecotype B-129 chromosome 3, LjGifu_v1.2 genome encodes:
- the LOC130749174 gene encoding putative Peroxidase 48; its protein translation is MIHSLQRIQIPNWFFPLLSSSLFPLRSLFFLHQDFAPTTSPSSFSCSPFSEDIVHRDISPALLRLFYLDSFIDEDEDCYASLLLGENGDRNLSMEKQAIPNQTLRGLIKKEACPGTVSCADILPLAARNPVLLDGGPLYPVLIGKRDSNESFIEEALATDENPKSDDMDNITCTLHLFSLRRANERETMSLAEIGKIRCDFIQQEPHPTIIALDLVRQIKLHCKKHNMKNNNICSDKLSPLVMSKPKPKPNHIDSGIAFFLHFSNSFSFSFVSSPLGAPTKVYNFLINLI